One Marmota flaviventris isolate mMarFla1 chromosome 16, mMarFla1.hap1, whole genome shotgun sequence DNA segment encodes these proteins:
- the Nxnl2 gene encoding nucleoredoxin-like protein 2 produces the protein MVDVLGGRRLVTREGALVEAEAALQNKVVALYFAAGRCAPSRDFTPLLCDFYAALVGAARQPAPFEIVFVSADGSAQEMLDFMRQQHGAWLALPFHDPYRHELKRRYDITAIPRLVILKPNGEVITSKGRKQIRERGLACFQNWVEVAEVFQNFSG, from the exons ATGGTGGATGTGCTAGGCGGGCGGCGCCTGGTGACCCGCGAGGGCGCGCTGGTGGAGGCCGAGGCGGCGCTGCAGAACAAGGTGGTGGCTCTGTACTTTGCGGCGGGCCGCTGCGCTCCCAGCCGCGACTTCACGCCGCTGCTCTGCGACTTCTACGCAGCTTTGGTGGGCGCGGCGCGGCAGCCGGCGCCTTTCGAGATCGTGTTCGTGTCGGCGGACGGCAGCGCGCAGGAGATGCTGGACTTCATGCGCCAGCAGCACGGCGCCTGGCTGGCGCTGCCCTTCCACGACCCCTACCGGCA CGAACTGAAGAGGAGGTACGACATCACGGCCATCCCCAGGCTCGTGATCCTGAAACCAAACGGGGAGGTGATCACCAGCAAAGGGCGGAAGCAGATCCGGGAGCGGGGGCTGGCCTGCTTCCAGAACTGGGTGGAGGTGGCCGAGGTCTTCCAGAATTTCTCAGGTTGA